One Plectropomus leopardus isolate mb chromosome 1, YSFRI_Pleo_2.0, whole genome shotgun sequence DNA segment encodes these proteins:
- the znf710b gene encoding zinc finger protein 710: MRSLKHLKPHSRRSVEEASRRLGRCEPKVMARLVDIGTQTDPVVVLSLAQAAVLGLISQNEVFGATIAPNGFYTGEPKESPAPTVDGVDYEYADQLIGANGDYLGDNLGEDGQMQPSCSQRRWQQGPPQHPDAKMVGPDRHGLQGGDVSSSHVKGEVVNSGMSSCVHMLNNMAPRGGLVQVDPATLRGTNKNCAECEREATNQQQANTHVHPPPPQVAHRGGEQGHRGLQGQRPMGGHGRGGREDEEEVEHQGNNMMKPTQQEEAISSYFQTSEVGSYDSAEMGMGGEYEDSSQNMMWTDGGAGAQHQQPPHPQPPRRHGGRRVDRLDINIQIDESYCVDVGDGLKRWKCRMCDKSYTSKYNLVTHILGHNGIKPHACPHCGKLFKQPSHLQTHLLTHQGTRPHKCTVCKKGFTQTSHLKRHMLQHTDVKPYSCRFCRRGFAYPSELRAHEVKHERGRCHVCSQCGMEFPTYAHLKRHQTSHQGPHTFQCTECNKSFAYRSQLQNHLLKHQSPRPYTCSQCGLEFVQLHHLRQHSLTHKGMKGHKCDVCSREFTLSANLKRHMLIHNSVRPFQCHVCFKSFIQKQTLKTHMIVHLPVKPFKCKVCGKSFNRMYNLLGHMHLHAGSKPFKCPYCTSKFNLKGNLSRHMKVKHGMDVSPEGQEVLPEMDNQGEYEGQNFGFTSPDNMDNGGSQNLTKLTTANMEDMEEYYNFGKDTNSYTTP, encoded by the exons ATGAGATCCTTAAAGCACCTGAAACCTCACAGCAGGAGGAGCGTG GAGGAGGCGAGCCGGCGCCTGGGTAGATGTGAGCCCAAGGTAATGGCCAGGCTGGTGGACATAGGCACACAGACAGATCCAGTAGTCGTGCTGTCCCTGGCCCAGGCCGCCGTGCTAGGTCTCATCTCCCAGAATGAAGTGTTCGGCGCTACCATTGCACCCAACGGCTTCTACACCGGCGAACCCAAAGAGTCCCCTGCACCAACAGTAGACGGAGTCGATTACGAGTACGCAGACCAGCTTATTGGAGCCAACGGAGATTACCTAGGAGATAACTTAGGAGAAGACGGACAGATGCAACCCAGCTGCAGTCAGAGGAGGTGGCAGCAGGGGCCCCCTCAACATCCGGATGCGAAAATGGTTGGCCCTGATCGTCACGGCCTCCAAGGCGGTGACGTGTCTTCGTCCCATGTGAAAGGGGAAGTGGTGAACTCTGGAATGTCCTCCTGCGTGCACATGCTTAACAATATGGCTCCCAGAGGTggtttagtccaagtggatcCAGCCACCCTCAGAGGCACCAACAAGAACTGTGCAGAGTGTGAGCGGGAAGCAACCAACCAGCAGCAAGCCAACACACACGTTCACCCTCCTCCCCCACAGGTGGCCCACAGAGGAGGGGAGCAGGGCCACAGAGGACTGCAGGGCCAGCGCCCTATGGGCGGACACGGTCGAGGTGgcagagaggatgaagaagaagtAGAGCACCAGGGGAACAACATGATGAAGCCCACACAGCAGGAGGAAGCCATCAGCAGCTACTTTCAGACCAGTGAAGTTGGCAGCTACGATTCTGCGGAAATGGGCATGGGGGGCGAGTACGAAGACAGCAGCCAGAACATGATGTGGACGGACGGGGGTGCAGGAGCACAGCACCAGCAGCCTCCGCACCCACAGCCTCCTCGTCGGCACGGCGGCCGCAGAGTGGACCGTCTAGATATCAACATCCAGATTGATGAATCTTACTGCGTAGATGTTGGGGACGGTCTGAAGCGCTGGAAGTGCCGCATGTGTGATAAATCGTACACCTCCAAGTACAACCTGGTCACGCACATCCTGGGCCACAATGGCATCAAACCTCATGCCTGTCCACATTGTGGCAAGCTCTTCAAGCAGCCCAGTCATCTTCAAACCCACCTGCTGACCCACCAAGGTACGCGGCCCCACAAGTGCACCGTCTGCAAGAAGGGCTTCACCCAGACCAGCCACCTGAAGCGACACATGCTCCAACACACTGATGTCAAACCCTACAGCTGCCGCTTCTGCCGCCGCGGCTTCGCTTACCCCAGCGAGCTGCGAGCACACGAGGTGAAACACGAGCGCGGACGTTGCCATGTCTGCTCGCAGTGCGGCATGGAGTTCCCTACCTACGCCCACCTCAAACGCCACCAGACCAGCCACCAGGGCCCCCACACCTTCCAGTGCACCGAGTGCAACAAGTCGTTCGCCTACCGTAGCCAGCTCCAGAACCACCTCCTGAAGCACCAGAGCCCGAGGCCTTACACCTGCTCCCAGTGCGGCCTGGAGTTTGTGCAGCTCCACCACCTACGACAGCACTCGCTAACTCATAAG GGGATGAAAGGCCACAAGTGTGACGTGTGTTCCCGAGAGTTCACCCTGTCTGCCAACCTGAAGAGGCACATGCTCATCCACAACAGCGTCAGACCCTTCCAGTGTCATGTCTGCTTCAAGAGCTTCATCCAGAAACAGACGCTCAAGACCCACATGATCGTCCACCTGCCCGTGAAGCCATTCAAATGCAAG gtTTGTGGTAAGTCTTTCAACAGAATGTACAACCTGCTGGGCCACATGCATCTCCATGCTGGCAGTAAGCCCTTTAAGTGTCCTTACTGCACCAGTAAGTTCAACCTGAAGGGAAACCTCAGCAGGCACATGAAGGTCAAGCACGGGATGGACGTCTCACCAGAAGGACAGG AAGTTCTTCCTGAAATGGATAACCAGGGGGAGTATGAAGGACAGAATTTCGGCTTTACATCACCGGACAATATGGACAATGGTGGCTCCCAAAACCTCACTAAACTTACCACAGCAAACATGGAGGACATGGAGGAGTATTACAATTTTGGGAAGGATACTAACAGCTACACTACACCTTGA
- the tmed3 gene encoding transmembrane emp24 domain-containing protein 3 gives MLCLGLSCLLLHVFAVFGTELTFELPDNDKQCFYEELEKDVKFEIDFQVIAGGNYDVDCFVTDPQDSVLYNEKKKQYDSFSHTTAMKGVYKVCFSNEFSTFTHKTVYLDFRHGDETPLMQSMNGATALTQLESSCVSIHEILKVVADSQTWYRLREAHDRTKAEHLLERVTYWSIGETVLLFVIGVGQVMLLKSFFSEKKGTVAVST, from the exons ATGCTGTGTCTGGGACTGAGCTGTTTGCTGCTTCATGTGTTTGCGGTGTTTGGGACTGAGCTCACATTTGAGCTCCCTGACAACGACAAGCAATGTTTCTACGAGGAACTAGAGAAAGACGTGAAGTTTGAAATAGATTTTCAG GTCATCGCAGGGGGCAACTATGATGTGGACTGCTTTGTCACTGATCCTCAAGACAGTGTCCTGTATAATGAGAAGAAGAAGCAGTATGACAGCTTCTCCCACACCACAGCCATGAAGGGAGTCTACAAGGTCTGCTTTAGCAATGAGTTCTCCACTTTTACACATAAAACAGTTTACCTGGACTTCCGCCACGGAGACGAGACCCCTCTCATGCAGAGCATGAATGGAGCTACAGCACTGACTCAG TTGGAGTCATCTTGCGTCTCCATTCACGAGATCCTGAAGGTGGTGGCTGACTCGCAGACGTGGTACAGGCTAAGAGAGGCACACGACCGCACAAAGGCCGAGCATCTCCTTGAGCGGGTGACCTACTGGTCCATAGGAGAAACCGTCCTGCTGTTTGTCATCGGCGTCGGTCAAGTCATGTTGCTCAAGAGCTTCTTCAGTGAGAAGAAAGGCACCGTGGCGGTTTCCACTTAA
- the LOC121961704 gene encoding isocitrate dehydrogenase [NADP], mitochondrial-like, whose translation MAGYLKALTTVSRCAAAALSPNPAVLSPAAVCQHQLQQRNYATKRIKVDQPVVEMDGDEMTRIIWEFIKEKLILSNVDVELKYYDLGLPYRDQTDDQVTIDSALATKKYNVAVKCATITPDEARVEAFKLKKMWKSPNGTIRNILGGTVFREPILCKNIPRLVPGWTQPITIGRHAFGDQYRATDFVVDQPGKFKMVFAPADGSKQKEWEVYDFPSGGCGMGMYNTDESISGFAHSCFQYAIQKRWPLYMSTKNTILKAYDGRFKDIFQDIFEAKYKPEFDKLKIWYEHRLIDDMVAQVLKSSGGFVWACKNYDGDVQSDILAQGFGSLGLMTSVLVCPDGKTIEAEAAHGTVTRHYREHQRGRPTSTNPIASIFAWTRGLEHRGKLDGNPDLIKFSQTLEQVCVATVENGVMTKDLAGCIHGLANCKLNEHYVNTSDFLDAIKTNLDKALRK comes from the exons ATGGCGGGTTACCTTAAAGCTCTGACGACCGTGTCCAGATGTGCGGCCGCTGCGCTGTCGCCAAACCCCGCGGTGCTCTCACCGGCCGCCGTCTGCCAGCACCAGCTGCAACAGAGGAACT ATGCCACAAAGCGCATCAAGGTGGACCAGCCGGTGGTGGAGATGGATGGAGACGAGATGACTCGCATCATATGGGAGTTCATCAAAGAGAAG CTCATCCTGTCCAATGTTGATGTTGAGCTGAAGTACTACGACCTGGGTCTGCCCTACCGTGACCAGACAGATGACCAGGTCACCATTGACTCTGCTCTGGCAACTAAAAAGTACAATGTGGCTGTGAAGTGTGCCACCATCACACCTGACGAGGCTCGAGTGGAGG cgtttaAGCTAAAGAAGATGTGGAAGAGTCCTAATGGAACCATCAGGAACATCTTGGGTGGCACAGTTTTCCGCGAGCCAATCCTTTGTAAAAACATCCCTCGTCTCGTTCCCGGTTGGACACAGCCCATAACAATTGGCAGACATGCTTTTGGCGATCAG TACAGggccacagactttgttgttgACCAACCTGGCAAGTTCAAGATGGTGTTTGCTCCAGCTGACGGAAGCAAGCAGAAAGAGTGGGAGGTGTACGACTTTCCCTCAGGAGGCTGTGGGATGGGAATGTACAACACTGATGAG TCCATCAGTGGATTTGCTCACAGCTGCTTCCAGTATGCCATCCAGAAAAGGTGGCCTCTGTACATGAGCACCAAGAACACCATCCTCAAGGCCTACGACGGACGCTTCAAAGACATTTTCCAGGACATCTTCGAGGC gaaGTACAAGCCAGAGTTTGACAAGCTGAAGATCTGGTATGAACACCGTCTCATTGACGACATGGTGGCTCAGGTCCTGAAGTCTTCTGGAGGATTTGTTTGGGCCTGCAAGAATTATGATGGAGACGTGCAGTCAGACATCCTGGCTCAGG GTTTTGGTTCTCTTGGTCTCATGACATCAGTGCTAGTGTGTCCTGATGGAAAGACTATCGAGGCTGAAGCTGCACATGGCACCGTCACCAGGCACTACCGTGAACACCAGAGG GGAAGACCAACCAGTACCAACCCCATCGCAAGCATCTTTGCCTGGACCAGAGGACTGGAGCACAGAGGCAAACTGGACGGAAATCCTGATTTGATCAA GTTCTCCCAGACATTAGAACAAGTCTGTGTGGCAACTGTGGAAAACGGCGTGATGACCAAGGACCTCGCAGGCTGCATCCATGGCTTGGCCAA CTGCAAGCTGAACGAACATTATGTCAACACATCGGACTTCCTGGATGCCATCAAGACCAACTTGGACAAAGCTCTTAGAAAATAA